From a single Opisthocomus hoazin isolate bOpiHoa1 chromosome 6, bOpiHoa1.hap1, whole genome shotgun sequence genomic region:
- the FOXI2 gene encoding forkhead box protein I2, protein MQTFGPPAGPPPPLPPRARDLLDVAPECPRPARPPYSYSALIAMAIHSAPGRRRTLRQIYQYVAENFPFYQKSKAGWQNSIRHNLSLNDCFKKVPRDEDDPGKGSYWTLDPNCEKMFDNGNFRRRRKRRAEASAPEVARGSGGDPQASCPAGMRGPPGAGAPLYGRAGAQA, encoded by the exons ATGCAGACCTTCgggccgcccgccgggccgccccccccgctccctccccgcgcccGGGACCTGCTGGACGTGGCG CCCGAgtgcccgcgcccggcccggccgccctaCTCCTACTCGGCGCTGATCGCCATGGCCATCCACAGCGCGCCGGGCCGCCGGCGGACCCTCCGCCAGATCTACCAGTACGTGGCCGAGAACTTCCCCTTCTACCAGAAGAGCAAGGCGGGCTGGCAGAACTCCATCCGCCACAACCTCTCCCTCAACGACTGCTTCAAGAAGGTCCCGCGGGACGAGGACGACCCGG GCAAAGGCAGCTACTGGACCCTCGACCCCAACTGCGAGAAGATGTTTGACAATGGCAATtttaggaggaggaggaagaggagggccgAGGCCAGCGCGCCCGAGGTGGCCAGGGGGAGTGGCGGGGACCCCCAGGCCTCCTGCCCGGCCGGGATGCGGGGTccccccggtgccggtgccccccTCTACGGCCGTGCCGGGGCCCAGGCGTGA